The Sylvia atricapilla isolate bSylAtr1 chromosome 14, bSylAtr1.pri, whole genome shotgun sequence genome includes the window cctccCACACCGAGTAGCTGACGCGCCCGTTGCCCGCCTCGTCCGGGTCCCGCGCCCACAGCCGCGCcagctccgcgcccgccgcgttGTTCTCCCGCGCCAGCACCGTGTACACGGCCTGCGCGAAcgccggcgcgttgtcgttcacgtccGACACCGGCACCCGCAGCCCGCGGCTGGCGCGCAGCGCCGGCGCCCCGCCGTCCTCCGCACGCACCTCCACCTCGTACTCCGACACCCGCTCCCGGTCCAGCGCCTCGCGCAGCACCAGCGAGTACGAGCCCGCGAACGTCGCCTCCAGACCGAACGGCGACGCCGGCCACACCCAGCACCGCACGCGCCCGTTCGCCCCCGAGTCCCGGTCCGACACGCTCAGCAGGGCCACCACCGTCCCCACCGCCGCGTCCTCCGACACCGGCACCGACAGCGACGTCACCCGCACCtccggcgcgttgtcgttcacgtccagcacctccagcaccacCTTGCAGTGACCCGACAGCGGGGGCGTCCCCTTATCTGTCGCGTCCACTTGCAGGCGATAGAGACTATCTTCCTCAAAGTCTAAGTCACCCCTTAGACGGATCTCTCCGCTGTTTTTGTCAATTCTGAAAACATCCCTTCCACCCTGAGGGGACAGGATCTGAAGCGAATAAGAAATATTACCGTTTGCCCCCTCATCCAAATCCGTTGCATTTAGTCTAGTCACCAAAGTGCCGCGTTCTGCATTTTCGGGCAACTGCACTCTATACACCGACTGGTTGAACTGGGGCGCGTTGTCATTCACATCCACCACCGAGATCACCAGCTCCATTGTCCCTGTCAGAGACGGCCGGCCCCCGTCACTCGCCGTCAGCACCAACCGGTGAACGGGAATCGTCTCGCGGTCCAGCGGCTTCCTGAGCACCAGGAATAAGGACTCACCATCTTCCTCGGTTTTTTTGCAAGTCCAGAGAGAAATGCTCGCTGTAGCTCAGTGTGTAGGAGAGCTGCGCGTTCGCTCCGATATCCGCATCCGAAGCACCCTCCAGCGGGATCTGAAACCCAGGAGGGGAGTTCTCCGATAAACTGAGGTTTTTTCGGGCGGCGGGGAAGATGGGGGCATTGTCGTTGATGTCGGTGACCTCCAGCTCCACATGGAAGACGCGCAGCGGCCgctccaccagcacctccaggcgCAGCGCGCACGGCGCGCTCTTGCCGCACAGCTCCTCCCGGTCCAGCCGCGAGCTCACCAGCAGCGCGCCGCTCGCCCCGCTCACCTCCACGCTCGCCCGCCGGCCCTGCGCCACCAGCCGCAGCCGCCGCGCCTCCGCCTCGCCCGCCTCCAGGCCCAGGTCCTGCGCCAGACGGCCCACCACCGTGCCGGCCTCGGCTTCCTCCGGCACCGAGTACCGCACCTGCCCGCCCGCCAGCGCCCAGGCcgcctgcagcaccagcacccgcAGCGCCGCACGACAACGCTCCCCCATCGCCGCCGCCGCTCTCTCCGCCGCTGCTGCGGCCGCCGCTGTGTgtgccgggcccggcccggtcccgcacggctccccgccgccgcccggacGCACCGGCTCTGCtgcccggcccgcgccgcccccccGCGCTCACAGCCGGGCTCTCCGCCGCACCGGGGCGGAGCCGCCCACACGCCGTTCCCGAGCCTGCAGCGACACCGTGCGCTGCTCCGCCGCCTCACACGCTCACACACAGCGCCTCTGCCTCCGCTCCATCACGGCCGTGCCTTGTGCGCTCTGTCCCTCTGAGCTCTTCTTATTGTTCTTACCTCCTTTCCTTTATCGCCTCCTTTCTGCTTGCATAGGttaatttctttccctcctcttctccgtcctttcttctttccttttttttctctgccttctttcgctttttctttcccttcttttaccTTCTCTTCCCATAGTAGTTTTCCCATTCCTTCCTGTTGTTGTGCATCCTGATCGCCATCCTTTTCATTTATTACCCTGCGGTTTCTTAAagtcattttcctttccagtctttgctgctgttttcccgCGCCGGAAATTCGCCAGTTGCCTTCTGCGTTGCTGTGGAGGCCATCAAAGTCGGAGCTCTCCGCTCTTAATTACGGTATGTTAATACTCGTTATGCTATATCACAATAGTTATGATATATCAGCGTGAATTACGGTATATCAGCTCTCATTATGCTCTATCAGCGCTAACTAAGCTATATCAACGCTAACTACGGTATCAGAGCTGGGGTGTGGTGCTCGAACCGGGAAAAGGCTGTTAGGCTCCAACTCTACTCAGCGTCTAAACATAAGGTCGGTGCCTGTTGACGAGgttatcttcctttttttctcttcagttgtCTTCTCTCTTTGTTACCTCCCGGCTCCCTTTCTGTCTTACTTTGGACTTCTGTAGTCGCCTTCATTGATAtatccttttctccttcattttcttctgctattcttattcttcttttttttcctcgctttcctttctgttttctggttCTCTTTTCTATGTCTTATTCATGTTCTtaactgtctttattttttttacgtcctccttctcattttctttccttatccCTTATGTCCTTCTATTTCCTTTACAAATATTCCTTCCAAATGTTTATATAATACTCTCAGTGAACTTGTCCTTCGGTAAAACTTCCCATTTCTCTACCGTGCAATGATTTCTTCCATTGTTTCTGttattccactttttctttgtcctttttcctttttcatctccctgtttatcttcttctttttctttgctttgtcttttccttgcttatcttcttctttttgtttgcttttttctttctctctaagCTGTGTggtcttttcctctccttctctaTCGCTGCCATCCTTGTATCTTCTAGAATTTTTCCACTTgaggaaatgtttttagaaTACTTACTCCACCACGTCATGAAGCACAGACAGCCCCTTTAGCAAAAGGGCGCTCCCAGCTCTCATTCCTCATGACAGGGATTTGCCTTCTGGTTATGCTCCACAACGGTGCGCCTGCCGCTTCCTCTCCCTTCAGGATCAAAGCCACATTTGGACCCTTCAGTCATCTCAACGACCCGAGAAATAAATCGACAAAGCAATCACATCATAAAGAACAGCTTTGTTACATCAGAGAAGAGCCCACCCATTCAGACATAATACAAAAAATGTTCCAGAGTCTAAGTGACCCAAAGGGAGTCTTTCCTTTGCAAAATCAATCCCATCAGAGTCTAGCAAGATAATGCTCcaagaatgctgaaaaaaaaaaaaaaaaaaaaaaaatcaagatgcCATCACATTCGCCATTTACGTCGATGAAGAACAATTTTGCCTGACTCACTATTCACCTGCAGAGCTATTAAAAATTCACCACGGCATTGTCACGGAAAGCATCCTCGGCATTCCCAACACATCTCCTCCTAGAAAAGCATTAAGGTCACCTCTCCATCTGTCTTTGCTGCCCACTTCTCACCCggtgccagggagcagcagaaatgaatgAGAGCACAAAATGGTGCCCCAAACCTACAGGAATTTTAATTCAGGCAAAACTCGGTAGATCAAACAAGAAGATACCACAGCGGGACAGGAACCAAAGTACACCTTGTGTCACACAGAGCCTCTGCTGGTAGCACTAACTCACCTGTAGCATCACTGGttgcttcttcagaaaaaagGAACTCCAGCACCAGGagtatttctttgaaaggaCACTGTCCCTTAAAGCCAGCTGGAAGACCAACACCAGGGAGATGACTGATGCAATGTCCCAGAAAAGGATGGCAGAACCATATAAAGTTCAAAAAGTCTTCTGTTTGACCAAGAAAATTCCACATCAATGGCAAGGGACTAAAGGCACGCATGGCAAGTCACTTGATAAGCTGTTATATCACAGGGAACAACACCAAGCAAGAATACTCAGAACTGCTGGAGGTCCTGAGAGGATCCCAcaaaagcagccctgcaggctgggatgttagggaagatgaatcagggaaaccttataaatataattgcttagcaaaagattctgaaaatacgacacctataatcgaaatagaaatgaaagcttactttgagttgtagggtactgagtcttagttactatataacctgaaaacaatagcctggATACCCGAATGAGAAtctcttttgattgaacaatacctttctgctggctgagggatccaaaggtcaatgtggcaaaacagaagtctaaagagtattttccagagtttaaaatataacacagtatggtaatatagtagctcttataggctgtatgtagattttataggattttgtgtcttatATCGGTtagtcactgtaaattagaatattcatcacaaaaggaaatacaatgtattgtaacaaagacctcgctctcttaactcttacctctcctcttaaccCTTAGCTCTTACCCTTCCTCATCCCCCTGttctcgctctctcctgctctcttccccctgccctttgctctctcgctcccttctctctcagctctcaccctgctgttctttctccctctctctttgggacttcagcccaggctggtggctgaaggcaaggcccttttacccacgacccttgcaataaaatcACATGTTCGAGaatatacaggtcagcagaattccttgtcccagccgtccgcaGATTTGCCTACAGTGGATGTTTTCTCAAGGCTTTCTATTGGCATCATCTCTCACTCTAAGGCATGGGAAATGAGATCTCCACAGCTAACCAGACATTCTCTACAAGTTCCTCCACAAGCACATACATTGTGTTCCACTCAGCAGCTCCATTTTCTTGGGAAAACAATCCTCCTTCTCAAATTCACCCTCCCCATCACACAGGCCCAGCCCCTATTTAGTGCCACACGCAGGATCACTGCCAAAATATCCAACATTGCTCAACCTCAGAAACATGCTCTGTCTGTAAACCCACTCTGCATAAGATCTGGGCCCTTGTGCTTCCTCATCTTTTTTCATGATCACCACAAATGATATACAGTCTAAAATAATCTGACAGGCTTTTCCCAGCTACATGACCTTCACCATGAatgctttcctccttttcagcaAGTGTAGGCAAAAATGCCAAAGAACTGGACGTATAGCTCATAAATATTTAGTGCCACATGCAGGATCACTGCCAAAATATACAACATTGCTCAAACTCAGCAAAATACTCTGTCCTTACACCCCACTGTGCATACGATCCAGATCCTTGTGCTTCCTAATCTTCCTTCATTATCAACAAAAACGACATATGGAATGTGTAAAACCCACACAGCATCTGGCAGGCCCTTCCCAGACACATGACCTTCAGCAGTAATGCTTTCCTCATTTTCAACAAGAGTAGGCAAAAATGCCAAAGAACTGTATGTTACAGTTCAtaaaattctgtgatttgagCTGTGGCAGTTCTGATCCCAGTCTACACAAATTTGTTTCTTCAAGAGAAACTTGGAAAGTAACAAAGCACAGGACCACTCACAGTGTCAACCAAGTGGGACAACTTGTACCACATGAACAGGGATAATCAGGCAGGTTTCAGGGTCTTCCTGCAATTATCAGAACCATCCACATGTGACATCAGGACACACCATCTCTACTGAGACCAATTGTGCAGTGCACAAGTAAAGGAAGTTGAGCACATAAAGATTAAAATCCTTGTAAACCCCACCTGAGGAGGAGCAAGGAACCATCACAGCAAAATCTACAGCTGTGGGAACTACTGTGGAAGCCCACAACTACACGAGGACAGCAAGTTTAGGTGTTCCCCTCCCACAACACCATGAACCTGAACAAGTTGTTCCATCAGACAACACCCAGCACTCTCCATCTCACCACCTCTTACCAACACAGGGCCTACatcaggcagggagcagcagaagacaCAGTCCCTGGTGGAGAGACTCCGAACTGCAAAGGACATTGAGGACATTCCTGTATCACACTCTCATCTCATTATCAGGAAGGCCTCCCACTCCAGACCCTTAGCACCAAAGAAAGTATCCTCAGCAAGAACACTCCCTTCCCATCCTGTCTCACCCTTTCCTCTAAAACTCCTTCCCTCCCCTACTCTGAGACCTGTTCTAAAGACAATATATAATCTCATGATATTTTCTTATGACAAGATCCAAGGTCTCTCCAAGGATTTTCAGTTTCCCACACAAGCCTTTCTGCCACTCATGGTCACCCTTCCCATCATAAAAGGGCCAGGCCCTACTCAGTACAACAGATCacagtttcctttccttccacaaGGTTCCACATGACCATTGCTTATCCTTGCCAGCAATGACACAccagaaaaatccacaaatgGTATCATCAACACCGTCTATGGCAGATGTTCTGCTTCTGACACCTCATCTTTTGCACGGCTTCTCTATTGGAATATTGTTTTCGAAGGTGATATTGGAACCTCTAAACAGCAGTGGCACTAATtttgtgctcccagggaagaacCAATACTGTGGGGAGGACACTAACACATGATACTGCCTGTGTACCAGGATGTTATTTAAGAATTCGTGGGGAATGGTGATTCTTTAATGTTGGGGgcaatttgtttgtttgttcattacAGAAGGGAAGATTTCCACTTTTAAAGCCCTCTTAGAGTCTTGATCATTGACGTTACAACTGATACAAATTTTGAGAGAACATTAAAGGACAGTGCACTTCACACTGTGTCTCTGGTCATGAATATAAATCCAAAGGAAcgcaggcagcaggaaaacaacaaaacaatttcCCTCTTCAAACACACACCTTGGGTCGTCTCCCTGAATACTTTATACACTCTTCTCCCTGAGTACTTTATACTACTACCCACAACAACATGATACTTACAAAAGGATCAAAGGAACATCATCGGAAATTTTTGCCACAGCTACATTATTTTCTAAGTGAGTCTCAGAAAAGAATGACAATAGGGAATTATTGTCCTTGAATTCCCACATTTCACATTGCATCAGACCTTCACACATGACAATaataaaaggagagaagggcagttttcaatgaaaagacaaatgaaTACCAGCACAACCAACACTCAGCAGGGGCAGTGAGGTGGTACACAGTGCCTGCGGGTCTGTCACCGCCACAGCCCGGCTGTCTTCAACTCCTTCACCCAGCTCGGTTGGAAATGCTACACACCAGCATCAGAACCCCCTTCTTGTCTGCAAATCTCACACCTCCGGGCACTGCTTGTAGCATGGGACAGTAATTTAACTCTAGAGCAGAACAACTCACATTCAGAGCCCAAACCCTCAGCTGCCTACAGTAACTGTTCGAAGGAGATGTCATATTTACATTCTGGACCATCCTCAAAAAGAGCCGGGGGCCGCGGAAAGGACACGGGGACAGATGCGAAGGGGCCTTTGGCGTCTTTAAGCACTCGCTAAGTACCGAACGTCCCTAAGCCGTGGGAACTGAGCCCGGCTTACAACAGCAACTACCCGGAGGGCAGATgagaaggaacagagaaatgaaCGAGGGAAGCACCACTGACCGTGCCGAGGAGGGCGGAGGGCTCCGGCTGCGTGTCCTTGggcgcggcgccgggcggcggcggagggaaGTTGGGGCTGAAAACCATGAGGTCGCTCTTGGCCGCGCCGTCCGCCACGCACAGGCTGCGGCTGTGGCGCTGCGAGTACGACCAGCTGCCCACTTCGCTGGCGCACACCAGCGTCGTGGGCCCGGGCCCCGAGAGCACGGCCGCCCGCGGCGCCCAGCGCGACGCCCCGTACAGCACCAcggccagcaggaacaggctggacaCGGCGCAGATGGCCACCACCAGCCACACGTTGGTGGCCGCGCCGGCCGCCCCGGCACCCGCGTccgcgcccggcgccgcccgcgaCGACGACGACGGCGATCCCGCGGCCGCGGCCAGCGCCGCCTCGGCCGCCTCCACCAGCGACACGCTGAGCGTGGCCGTGGCCGAGCGCGCCGGCTCGCCGTGGTCGCGCACGACGATGAGCAGCCGGTGGCGAGGCCCGTCCGCCTCGTCCAGCGCCCGCGCCGTGCTCACCTCGCCGCTGTAGAGCCCGACGCGGAAGGGGCCCTTGCCCCGCGGCTCCCACAGCTCGTAGCGCAGCCACGCGTTGTAGCCCGAGTCGGCGTCCACGGCGCGGATCTTGGCCACCACCTGCCCCGCCGGCGCCCCCCACGCCGCCCACGCCCACAGCGTGTCCGACGCCGACACCGAGCCCCCCGCCGCctgcgccgcccgcgccgcctcggccgccgcgccgcccgcctcCGGCGCC containing:
- the LOC136367687 gene encoding LOW QUALITY PROTEIN: protocadherin alpha-6-like (The sequence of the model RefSeq protein was modified relative to this genomic sequence to represent the inferred CDS: deleted 1 base in 1 codon), translated to MGERCRAALRVLVLQAAWALAGGQVRYSVPEEAEAGTVVGRLAQDLGLEAGEAEARRLRLVAQGRRASVEVSGASGALLVSSRLDREELCGKSAPCALRLEVLVERPLRVFHVELEVTDINDNAPIFPAARKNLSLSENSPPGFQIPLEGASDADIGANAQLSYTLSYSEHFSLDLKKTEEDGESLFLVLRKPLDRETIPVHRLVLTASDGGRPSLTGTMELVISVVDVNDNAPQFNQSVYRVQLPENAERGTLVTRLNATDLDEGANGNISYSLQILSPQGGRDVFRIDKNSGEIRLRGDLDFEEDSLYRLQVDATDKGTPPLSGHCKVVLEVLDVNDNAPEVRVTSLSVPVSEDAAVGTVVALLSVSDRDSGANGRVRCWVWPASPFGLEATFAGSYSLVLREALDRERVSEYEVEVRAEDGGAPALRASRGLRVPVSDVNDNAPAFAQAVYTVLARENNAAGAELARLWARDPDEAGNGRVSYSVWEGGAAAASSSSWSSWSGAAGGGWRPASSYVSVDAESGRLWALQPLDYEELQVLQFEVRAVDAGEPPLCGNATVQLFVLDENDNAPALLPPAGSAPEAGGAAAEAARAAQAAGGSVSASDTLWAWAAWGAPAGQVVAKIRAVDADSGYNAWLRYELWEPRGKGPFRVGLYSGEVSTARALDEADGPRHRLLIVVRDHGEPARSATATLSVSLVEAAEAALAAAAGSSSSSRAAPGADAGAGAAGAATNVWLVVAICAVSSLFLLAVVLYGASRWAPRAAVLSGPGPTTLVCASEVGSWSYSQRHSRSLCVADGAAKSDLMVFSPNFPPPPPGAAPKDTQPEPSALLGTVSGASLVYFSVPSHLPSG